CATTGATGCGCCTGAAAGGGATCCACATCTGGGATCTGTTCCCCTGCTTTATCACGGCTGCGCATACCGATGAAGATATAGATCAGATCATCAGCAAATTCAGCGAAAGTGTTTACGAACTGATTGAGGCAGGTATTATGCCAACCAACAAACCCGAACCGGTTGAATCCGAACCTAAAAAAAATGGCTTGCCGGCCGAGCCGCCGGTACCTGGTGCCAAACTGGGCCGCGATAAAGATGGCAATCCAGGCTGGTTTATCAGCGACGAGGAAAACCCCGGCAAATATTTACAGGTAAAAATCAGCAGCAACTAATTTTGGCCACTACTACTACCATATACAATACTATCCCGGTTGAGTTTGACCCCTTTGCCGGACCAGAGCTTTTTGCCATTGCTCCATCAACCGAGCCACAGCTCGAAATCTGGGCATCATGCCTTATTGGCGGCGATGAAGCCAACTGTGCCTATAACGAATCATTTTCATTACAGCTTACAGGCCAGCTAAACCAGGATGCTATGCTGCTGGCCTTACAGGAAATTACCAATATGCACCAGGCCCTGCGTATGGCTTTTAGTGCCGATGGTAAATATATCTGTGTATATAAAGAACTCGCGCTCGATTTCAGTTTTGCTGATGTATCAACCCGTACAACTGCCGAACAACATGCTTTTATCACCGAGCAGAATAATCAAAATGCATTTACTCCCTTTAACCTTGTAACGGGCCCTCTGTTTAAAGTGCAATTGATTAAATTGAGTGAAACGGAACATCGCCTAACCTTTATAGCACACCACATTGTTTGCGATGGCTGGTCTATCGGTATTATGATGCAGGATTTGAGCAAGCTATATTCGGCTTACACCAGGGGCGAAGAGCTTAAGCTTCCTGCCGGACCATCGTTTATTGACTACTCAAATGAGCAGGTTTTATTTACCGGCAGCAAAGAATTTAAAGATATTGAACAATACTGGCTTAACGAGTTTAAAGGCAGCAATTATTTGATGGATTTGCCGGCAGATTTGCCAAGGCCTGCTGTGCGTACCTATAAAAGCCACCGGCTCGATCTTCCGGTTGATAAACAATTGGTATCCCGGATTAAACAACTGGGCAAGGCCAATGGCAGTAGTTTTGTAACTACATTACTCGCGGCGTTCGAGGTTTTTTTACAGCGCGCAACCGGGCAGGACGAGATTATATTGGGTTTGCCTGCCGCTGGGCAATCAGCTACGGGTAATTACCGTTTGGTTGGCCACTGCGTTAACCTGCTGGCTTTAAGAAGTGCGCCTAAATCCGCACAATCATTCAAAAGTTATCTGAAACAGCGTACCACAGCTATCCTTGATGCGTACGACCATCAGTTATATACCTTTGGCGAATTACTGAAAAAGCTTGCCATCCCCCGCGATGCATCACGGGTGCCACTGGTACCGGTAATGTTTAACATTGATATGGGTATGGATGATGATGTTGATTTTTACGGATTGAAGCATCACCTAACCAGCAACCCGCGCGAATATGAAAGCTTCGAGATTTTTGTGAACATCTCCGGGCGGGATGAAGCTTTAGTTCTTGAGTGGTCATATAACACGCAGTTATTCAGCGAAAAATGCATCCGCAATTTAATGGATGAGTTTGAGTTTTTGTTGAATGAATTGGTAAATGATCCCGAGGTATTGATAGGCAGTGTTTCTGCTGCCAACCGTGCAGTGTTAATTGAAAAGCTAAAGGCCTGGAATAACACTTCGGTGGCTTATCCTAAGCACAAAGCGCTGCACCAACTAATCAATTGGCAAAGCGATGCAATAGCCGTAAAATTTGCAGACCAAAGTCTGAGTTACAGCCAACTGCACGAAAACAGCAACCGTTTAGCGGCCTTACTGATTGATAAAGGTGTTAAAAAAGGCGATAAGGTGACTTTTGCCCTGGACAGGTCGGCAGAAATGCTTGTGGTGATTTTGGGTATTATGAAAGCCGGGGCTGTTTATATCCCGCTCGATCCGCAATTTCCGCTCGGGAGGATCAATTACATGCTCAGCGATTCAAAAGCCGTGGTATTGTTATCATCGGCAAAATACCAGGGGCATTATCAATCAGAAGCTACTGAACTAATCATCGAAGACATCTGGCCCGATCTTTCAAAATATCCGGCAACAGAACCTGTTGTTGAAGTTACAGGCGACGACCTCGTGTACATTCTCTACACCTCCGGCTCAACCGGTATGCCTAAAGGGGTACAAATCAGCCAGCATAGCCTGGTAAATTTCCTGTACAGCATGCAAAAGCGACCGGGGATGACGGCGGCTGATAAACTGCTTGCCGTTACAACCATCAGCTTTGATATTGCCGGGCTTGAGCTATTCCTTCCCCTGCTTAGCGGCGCCCAGGTTGTAATTGCCGATACCAATACCGCTAAAGACGGCCGTGCGTTGTTGGACATCATCCGCAAGGAAAACATAACCACCATGCAGGCTACGCCATATACCTGGCGCATTATGCTTGAAGCAGGGTGGGATGAAAATACGCCGATAAAAGTAATTTGCGGCGGCGAGGCCTTACCTAAAGAATTAGCCGAAAGGATTTTAGGCAAAGCATCATCGCTATGGAATGTATACGGACCAACGGAAACCACAATATGGTCAACCATCAAACAAATTAAGGCTGATGATGTAGCTATAACCATAGGGCGACCGATAGATAACACCTCGATCTATATTTTAGATAAAAACCTTAACCCGCTGGATACCGGCACTATAGGTGAGATTTATATTGGCGGAGACGGGCTTGCCGTCGGTTATCTGAACCAACCCCAACTAACGGCCGAAAAGTTTATTGACGATCCGTTTTCAGACAACGCCGGTGATAAAATGTACCGTACCGGCGATTTAGGCCGCTTTATGGAAGATGGCGAAATTGAATGCCTTGGCCGTGCCGATGCCCAGATCAAAATTCGCGGTTATCGCATTGAAACCGGCGAAATTGAATATCATCTCATCAATCAGCCAAACGTAAAACAGGCGGTGGTTGTAGCGCAGCCCGATAAAAAAGGGATCAATAAACTGGTAGCCTACATTACCATTGATGATAATTACCTGATGGAAGATGAAATTGCGCGGCAAAAAAACTGGCGGTCATCACTTAAAAATGCCCTGCCGGATTATATGGTGCCCGATGATTTTATCGTGATTACGGCTATTCCGCTTACACCAAACGGTAAAATGGATAAAAAAGCGCTGATCCAAACCTCGGCACCAATAGCTGAGGCGGTAAACGTGTACGTAGCTCCCCGCACCGATGTAGAGAAATTGGTTGCCGATATCTGGAGCGAGTTTTTAGAGATTGACAAAGTAGGCGTTTACGATAATTTTTTTGAGATGGGCGGGCACTCGCTGATAGCCGTGCAGGTAATGGCCCGCATTGAAAAGGTTACCGGCAAACGGTTACCGCTTGCCGCGCTGTTTGAAAACTCGACAGTTGAGAAATTATCCCTCATGCTGGAAATGGACGGCAAATCCATTGTTTGGGATTCGTTAGTGCCGATAAAGCCCAATGGCAGCAAAATGCCCTTGTATATTGTACACGGTGCCGGACTTAATGTATTGCTATTTAACGCGCTGGCCATCAACATGGATGCCGACCAGCCGGTTTACGGCTTACAGGCAAAAGGCCTTAACGGTATTGACGAACCGCTGAGCGAGATCAAAGATATCGCCGCGCATTACATCGGCGCCATACAGGCACAAAACCCTAACGGGCCATACGCGCTTGCCGGTTATTCGTTTGGCGGCATCATAGCCTGGGAAATGACCCGGCAACTGGAGGCACAAGGCAAACAGGTAAAAATGCTGGCCATGTTTGATACCTATGCCTATCGTTCACCATTTTTTGATCCCTGGCTTACCATGCAAACCAAAAGGGCCAAGTTTTTTATGCGCAAGCTTAAATACAACTTATTTACGCCCGAAGGCCTGTCGCAAAGCCTCACCGAGAAAACAAAAAATATTAAACGCCATGCCACAAGGATGTTATGGAAGTTAACTAATGATAATCAGCAGGAAGGTTTTTTCGGTTATTCAAACAAAATTGACGAAATGAATCAGCTTGCCGAGCGTCGTTACCAACTGAAACCTTATAACATCGCCATCGAATTGTTCAGGGCCAATACCCATACTTTTTATATGGACGATTTTGAAAACCTGGGCTGGAAACCCTATGCTTTAAAGGGCATTAACGTACATCCCATCCCAGGCGAACATAACTCGATATTTAAAGCGCCAAACGACAAGATCTTTGCCCGCATTTTGCAGCAATGCCTTGATGAGGCAGCTAAAAAATAGCTATGGCCGGGATTACTGTAGATATCCGGTATCTTGATGTTGTTAACTGGCAGCAGGATACCGGGTGCTCTTTTAACTTAACGGATGACATCGATGTATGGCGCATCAGTCTCGAAGCTAACCTCCATTTAATTCCCCGTTTTTTACCTATACTGGAACCAGACGAAATAGAACGTGCCAGTCGCTATTACCAGGAAAAAGACAGAAACCGGTTTGCAATAAGCAGGGCCGTGTTAAGGGTTATTTTGGGCCGGTACATCAATCAGCCTGCCCGCGATATCCGTTTCGGCATCGGCCTAAATAAGAAACCGTTTTTAGCAAATTTCGATAAACCGATCAACTATAACATATCCCATTCGGATAAATGGGCTTTGATCGCGGTTTCAAAAAAGCCAATTGGTGTAGATACGGAAAAAATAGATCCCGTATTCGCCTATGCAGATATCCTCCCAGATCACTTCAATAAAGAAGAGACAAACTATATTGAACAGAATCAATCACACCGGCGTTTTTGCCTGTTATGGACACGTAAAGAAGCTACCACCAAACTAACCGGACAAGGACTGGATGAACGACTAAAAGCAATCCCGTCATTAAACCATAAACACCTCATAGCTAACAACATCATCAATTCATCTAAGGATATAGCTTTAGCAAGTTTTGAGCTTGATGCCGGCAACCTGGCAACGGTAGCTTATGAAGCCGATAATGATTCTGAACTTAAATTTTGGGATATTAACCTTACTTCGATTTAAACATGCCGTATTTGGCAATACAGTAAAACGCCCTAACGCCATCCTTCCATCCTATTTTCTTACCCTCGTCATAAGTACGGCCATAGTAGGATATGCCCACCTCGTAGATCCTGATTTTTGGAACACGCGAGATTTTTTGGGTAACCTCCGGCTCAAAGCCAAAACGTTTTTCGGTGAGTTTTATTGATTGGATGAGTTTGGTATTAAAGAGCTTATAACAGGTTTCCATATCCGTTAAATTAAGGTTGGAAAACATGTTTGATGCGAAGGTTAACCACCTGTTGCCTATGGTGTGCCAAAAGAAGAGGATGCGGTGTGGGTTGCTGCCCATAAAGCGCGAACCATAAACCACATCGGCAAAGCCGTTTATTACCGGTTTCAGCAAATCGTTATATTCGGCGGGATCATATTCAAGGTCGGCATCCTGAATGATTAGGTATTCGCCGGTGGCTTTGGCGATGCCGGTATGCAGCGCAGCCCCCTTGCCTTTATTTACTTCGTGTTTAAAGTACTGGATGTCAAGATCGGGATTTGATGCTTTATAGTGATAAACAGCACCTTCGGTATCATCCTTCGAGCAATCGTTTACAATGATCACTTCCTTTTTAATATCATTGAGGAGAGTTACGGTTTTAATTTTATCTAAAATAAGATGGATGGTCCTCGCCTCGTTATAAGCCGGAATAATAATTGATAATTTTTCTATCGTCATTTATCGTAATATTGCCTAAGTAGATATTTGCTGCAATTATAATTGTATAAACCTTTACCTGTTTAATATTTTATATTTAATAATGCATTTTTTATTAAAACGAACAAAAAAGCTGCTAAAAAAGCCGAAAGTGATCATCATACTTTCGCTTTTGTTTGTTTTAACCCTGATATTCTGGTTTTGTTTGCCAAGCCCCCTATTTCGCAGCCCAACATCGTATGTTATTGATGATGAACAAGGTGAACTATTGGGCGCTTCTATAGCAAGCGACGGGCAATGGCGCTTTCCGTACAACCCTGATGTACCCGAAAAGTTTAAACAATGTATTATTGCCTTTGAGGATAAACGGTTTGAACATCACCCCGGTTTTGACCCTATCGCGTTTAGTCGTGCCATCAAGCAAAACCTGTCATCAAAAAAAGTGACCAGCGGCGGCAGTACCATTACCATGCAGGTAATTCGTTTAGCCACCAAACATAACCGCAACATCTGGAACAAGCTTAAGGAAATTTTTATGGCCATGCGCCTTGAGCTTAGCTACAGCAAAAAACAGATTTTAGCTTTATATGCCAGCAATGCACCCTTTGGCACCAATGTTATCGGTTTAGATGCTGCTTCATGGCGGTATTTTGGCCGCAGCCCGGATAAATTATCATGGGGCGAAATGGCGGCCATGGCGGTATTGCCCAACTCACCATCCTTGGTACACCCCGGCCGCAACCGGACAATCCTTTTGAAAAAACGCAATTCGCTGCTTGATAAACTGCAAAAGGCCGGTGTTATTGACAGCATTACCGCTGTGCTGGCCCGCCTGGAGCCCGTACCCGACAGGCCAATGCCTTTGCCACAACTTGCCCCCCACCTGTTGCAACGCTTTAAGGCCGATCACAAAATTAAGCCCGATGGAGACACCCGCATCACCACCAGTATCAATTCATCATTGCAGCAACAGGTGAATGATATTTTAGAGCAGCATCATCAATTGCTGAAAGGCAACGACATCAATAACATAGCAGCCATTGTGCTTGATGTTGAAACCGGAACTACGCTGGCCTACGCCGGCAATATCTCGCACCGCGAAGACCCGCAGATGGAAAGCGATGTGGATGTGATTGATGCCCCCCGTAGCCCCGGAAGCACACTTAAACCTTTGCTGTATGCGGCGATGCTGCATGATGGCCTGATCTTGCCCAATAGCTTAATGCCTGATGTACCCACGCTGATAGCAGGCTATCACCCCGAAAACTTTGATCTGGGCTATGATGGTGCGGTGCCGGCTTCAAGAGCTTTATCAAGATCGCTAAATGTGCCGGCTGTAAAAATGCTGCAGCAATATAAATACGAGCGTTTTTACGATTTTTTGCATAAGGCAGGCATCAGCACGCTAACCAAACCTGCCGATCATTACGGTTTATCATTAATATTGGGCGGTGGCGAAAATACCCTTTGGGAGTTAAGTGGCGCTTATGCGGATATGGGGCGGGTGCTGAATCACTATAACAAATACAAAGGGCAATATAACCCGGCAGATTTTCACAGCCCGGTTTACAGCCGGCAGGAAACCGGTAAACCGGAGCTTCATACATCAGGATTATTGGATGCCGCGTCAATTTACTATACTTTTCAGGCTATGGAAGAGGTTATGCGCCCGGGCGAGGAAATGTTATGGCAGCAGTTCAGCTCATCGCAGCGAGTGGCCTGGAAAACGGGGACAAGCTTTGGCTTCAGAGATGGATGGGCCATTGGCGTTACACCTAAATATGTTGTAGGGGTTTGGGTTGGGAATACCGATGGCGAAGGCAGGCCGGGGTTAACAGGGATTAATACTGCCGCCCCTGCCCTCTTCGAGATTTTCAGGCTGCTCCCGGTTTCGCGCGATTGGTTTGAGATGCCCGCAGGCGAAATGGTGAAGATAAATGTATGCCATCAAAGCGGTTATCGTGCCGGTCAATATTGCCAGGATATTGATGAACAATACGTACCTAAAAGCGGCTTAAGGGCACCGGTATGCCCTTACCATCAACTGGTACATTTATCGGCTGATGCCCGATGGCAGGTAAATGGCAATTGCGAAACACCTGATAACATCCTTAATAAAAGCTGGTTTGTACTGCCGCCTTCGATGGAATATTATTACAAGGCACGTAATTATCAGTACCATGTTTTACCGCCCTTCAGGGCTGATTGTGCGCAGAACGAAAATAGCAATACCATGGAGGTGATCTACCCCAAAAACGGTGCAAAGATCTATGTTCCCCTTGAAGCCGATGGTACCCGGGGCCGGATGATCTGCAATGCGGCGCACCGGCAACCCGGCGTAAAAATATTCTGGCACCTGGACGATCGGTATATGGGCGAAACCAAAGATTTTCACCAGATGGCCTTAAATCCGCCTCCGGGCAAGCATATCCTTACATTGGTTGATAGCAACGGTAACACCATCAGCATCGGTTTTGAGATCCTGAGTAAATAAAGCCCCTGTAATCTGCCTGTAAAGACATTGCTCCCTCTCTTTAACTTTTAACATTATTATTATCTTGCTTTCAAATTTTTACCCGGATGCTTGAACAGTACGATCTGCATAACATACTGATAATTGATATTGAAACAGTACCGCAATACAGCAGCCACGATCAACTGCCCGAGAATTTGCAAAAACTCTGGGAGCTTAAAACCCAATACCAGCGCAAGGATGAGCCCGCCGATGCTTACTATGAACGCGCCGGCATCTGGGCTGAGTTTGGAAAGATAGTCTGCATTTCGGCCGGGATTTTTACTGCGGGCAAAAGCACGGGTCTGCGGGTAAAATCGTTTGCCTCGCACGATGAAAAGGAGTTGCTCACCAAATTTACCAACCTGCTTTTTAGCCAGCCTGCCAACCTTATTTTATGCGCGCATAATGGTAAGGAGTTCGATTTTCCGTACATCTGCCGGCGATTGCTTATTAACGGGATGCCTTTTCCGCCGCAGTTACAGATAGCCGGCAAAAAGCCCTGGGAGGTTATCCATTTAGATACCATGGAGCTCTGGAAATTTGGCGACCATAAACACTATACTTCGCTTAACCTGCTTTCGGCCATTTTTAATATCCCTACCTCTAAAGATGATATAGACGGCAGCGACGTTGGCCGGGTTTACTGGCAGGAAAACCAACTGGAGCGGATTTGTACCTATTGCCAAAAGGATGTGATAGTAACAGCACAACTGTTAAGGCGGTATCGCGGCGAAGAACTGATAACGGATGATTGTATTACGATAGTTGGCGGCAATGCTTGAGGTAGAAAATTTATCGGTAAGCTTCCGTAGCGGAAAAAACAGCTTTAAAGCTGTTAAGGAAATCTCTTTCACGCTAAAAAAAGGAGAGACCATTGGCATTGTAGGCGAATCTGGCTCAGGCAAATCGGTTGCATCGCTGGCTATTATGCGTTTGCTCAATGCCGAACAAACCGTTTTGGATGGACATGTACTTTTAAACGGGCGATGCCTTTGTTCACTTTCTGAAGATGAAATGCAGCAGGTGCGCGGTAACCAGGTGGCGATGATTTTCCAGGAGCCCATGACCTCGCTTAACCCGGTGCTTACCTGTGGTTTCCAGTTAACCGAGGCTATCAGGCTGCATTTAGGTTTGAACAAAACAGAGGCAAAACAAAAAACTATTGATCTTTTTAAAGAAGTTCAACTCCCCCGCCCCGAGGCTATATTTGATAGCTACCCCCATCAGATTTCGGGCGGACAAAAGCAGCGGGTGATGATTGCCATGGCATTGGCCTGTAACCCCGAAATTTTGATAGCCGATGAACCGACCACTGCCCTTGATGTGACGGTGCAAAAAACCATTATCGATTTGCTGAACAAGCTTAAAGCCGAACGGCAGATGAGCCTCATTTTCATTTCGCACGATTTAGGGGTAATTAAACAGATAGCCGACCGGGTTTTGGTAATGTACAAAGGAGAGGTTATTGAGGAAGCGACAGTTAACCAACTCTTTGCCAATCCGCAACATCCCTATACCAAAGGTTTACTGGCTTGCCGCCCGGTTCCTGATCAGCATTTAAAAAAGCTCCCGGTGGTAGCCGATTTTTTGGGTGAAAATAAACCGACGGTTACCATTGAGGAAATCCGGGAACGATATCACTATCCCGCAGATGAAATATCGGCACGAAAAAAGAAATTATATAACCAGCAACCTTTGCTTAAAGCAGAGGCATTAAGTACCTGGTTTCCAACCGGGAGTGGATTTTTTAAACGCAAAAGCGATATAGTAAAAGCCGTTAATAACGTAAGTTTTGAAGTTTATCCCGGCGAGACATTGGGTTTGGTGGGTGAATCGGGCTGTGGCAAAACTACATTGGGCAGGAGTATTTTAAGGTTGATAGAACCTACGTCGGGTAAGATCACCTTTGACGATACTGATCTGCGCGGGCTTAAAAAGGATGATCTGAGGCAGATCAGGAAAGAGATCCAGATCATTTTCCAGGATCCGTATTCATCATTAAACCCCAAACTTACCGTCGGCCAATCGTTAATGGAACCCTTACAGGTGCATGGTTTTTACGATAATGATACCGTACGAAAGCGCAAGGTGCTGGAATTGCTGGAACGCGTAAACCTGTTACCTGCTCATTTTAACCGCTACCCGCACGAGTTTTCGGGTGGGCAAAGGCAGCGCATTGTGATAGCACGAGCCTTGGCCTTGCAGCCTAAATTTATTATCTGTGATGAGTCGGTTTCGGCGCTTGATGTATCGGTACAGGCTCAGGTATTAAACCTGATCCGCGAATTGCAGGAGGAATTGAAACTTACGTATATTTTTATTTCACATGATCTGGCCGTGATTAAGCATATCTCCGACAGGATGATGGTGATGAATAAGGGTGAGATAGTGGAAATGGGCTATCCGGATGATATTTATTACAGGCCAAAGGAGGATTATACTAAGAAATTGATTGCTTCGATACCGGGGTGATTATATTTAAAATAATCGCAGGTTCAAGTGTCCACGCTTGAACTATCCTAAAATTGAGCGTCCACGCTTAATTGAATTGCTTCGGGAGCATGGACCCTCACAAAAAATGGTTCAAGCGTAGACGCTTAAACCTGCGCATTCAATAATCAGTTATATATCTCCACACACACGCGTTGTAACGACACATCGTACCGTTCAGTTAACTACCAACCACCCCAAATTTCCGTATCTTTGATAGAAATACTACACTATGTCTAAACATAAAAAGAAAAACTCATCTATACACCAGGTATTTACCAAACTGGTGCTCGATATATTTGAACAAAACGGCAATACGCCACTCAACTATAAGCAGGTATCTGCAAAACTAAATGTGCGCGATGATGAAGGTCGCCAGGTAATACTTGAAATACTTAAAGAAGAGGCATTTAAATCAGTTTTAAAAGAGACGGCTCCCGGCAAATTCCAGCTTATTGAACTTAAAACCTTTGTTGAAGGTATTGTTGATATGACTGCCGATGGCTCGGCCTTCATCGTTACCGATGATGAATTTGAAAGCGATATTTTCATCGCCCCACGCAAGCTGCGCACTGCCCTTAACGGCGACCGGGTAAAAGTTTATGTATACGCCAAAAGCCGCGGCAAAAACAAGGAAGGCGAGGTAATCGAGATTATTAAACGCGCCAAAATGGAGTTTACCGGCGTGGTTAAACTCTCTGAGCGTTATGCATTTTTCATTCCGGACGACCGCAAGATGATGCACGATATTTTTATCCCGATGGCCGAGCTTAACGGGGCAAAAAATGGCATCAAAGCCATTGCCGAAATTACCGATTGGCCAACGGAAGCTAAAAACCCCATCGGTCGCATTAAATACGTTTTAGGGGCACAAGGTGAGAACGATACGGAAATGAATGCCATCCTGGCCGAGTATGGTTTTCCATTAGCTTTTCCTGCGGAGGTTGAGCATGAAGCTGAAGAAATTCCGGATGTGATCACGCCCGAAGAAATTGCCAAACGTCGCGACTTCCGCAATATTACCACTTTCACTATCGATCCATTTGATGCCAAGGATTTTGACGATGCCCTATCCTACCGGGTACTCGAAAACGGCAACTATGAGGTTGGCGTACACATTGCCGATGTGTCGCACTATATCATCCCCGATTCGGCTTTAGATAAAGAGGCATTGGAAAGGGCTACTTCGGTTTATTTGGTAGACAGGGTGATTCCAATGCTGCCCGAAAGGCTTTCGAACGGGCTTTGCTCGCTTCGCCCTAAAGAAGAAAAACTATGCTTCTCGGCAGTATTTGAAATGGATGAGGAAGCCAATATCATTACCGAATGGTATGGCAAAACCATCATTTACTCCGACAGGCGTTTCACATACGAAGAGGTGCAGGAAGTGATTGAAAGCGGCGAAGGCGATTTTAAAGATGAAATATTTAAGCTAAACGCCCTTGCACACAAACTGCGCGTGCGCAAATTTAGAAACGGCGCTATCAGCTTCGAAACAACCGAGGTTAAGTTTAAGCTTGATGAAACCGGAAAACCCATAGGCGTTTATGTAAAAGAGCGCAAAGATGCCCATAAACTGATTGAGGATTTTATGCTACTGGCCAACCGCAAGGTAGCCGAACGCGTAAGCAAAATGGGCAAAGGCAAACATAAATACACTTTTGTATATCGTGTGCATGATTCACCAAAGCCCGATGCGCTGGCAAATTTTGCTCAGTTTGCAGCCAGGTTTGGTTATAAAATCAACACCAAATCGGATAAAGAAACCGCCAAATCGCTCAACTTTTTGATGGAGGATGTTGAAGGTAAAAAGGAGCAGAATGTGTTAACGCACCTCGCCATCCGCTCAATGGCTAAGGCTTTGTATACCACCAAAAGCAGCAGCCATTACGGCCTGGCATTTGATCATTATACACATTTCACCTCGCCCATCCGCCGTTACCCGGATGTGATGGTTCACCGCCTGCTGTTCCACTATTTAAACGGA
The sequence above is a segment of the Mucilaginibacter celer genome. Coding sequences within it:
- the rnr gene encoding ribonuclease R, which gives rise to MSKHKKKNSSIHQVFTKLVLDIFEQNGNTPLNYKQVSAKLNVRDDEGRQVILEILKEEAFKSVLKETAPGKFQLIELKTFVEGIVDMTADGSAFIVTDDEFESDIFIAPRKLRTALNGDRVKVYVYAKSRGKNKEGEVIEIIKRAKMEFTGVVKLSERYAFFIPDDRKMMHDIFIPMAELNGAKNGIKAIAEITDWPTEAKNPIGRIKYVLGAQGENDTEMNAILAEYGFPLAFPAEVEHEAEEIPDVITPEEIAKRRDFRNITTFTIDPFDAKDFDDALSYRVLENGNYEVGVHIADVSHYIIPDSALDKEALERATSVYLVDRVIPMLPERLSNGLCSLRPKEEKLCFSAVFEMDEEANIITEWYGKTIIYSDRRFTYEEVQEVIESGEGDFKDEIFKLNALAHKLRVRKFRNGAISFETTEVKFKLDETGKPIGVYVKERKDAHKLIEDFMLLANRKVAERVSKMGKGKHKYTFVYRVHDSPKPDALANFAQFAARFGYKINTKSDKETAKSLNFLMEDVEGKKEQNVLTHLAIRSMAKALYTTKSSSHYGLAFDHYTHFTSPIRRYPDVMVHRLLFHYLNGGQSANAEFYEKLCVHSSAMEKKAADAERSSVKYKQAEYLRDQVGNTFTGIISGVTEWGMYVEIIENKCEGMIRLRDISDDFYTLDEKNYAIIGQRKKKIYQLGDEVKIKVKQVDLTKKQIDFSLVQE
- a CDS encoding ABC transporter ATP-binding protein, with translation MLEVENLSVSFRSGKNSFKAVKEISFTLKKGETIGIVGESGSGKSVASLAIMRLLNAEQTVLDGHVLLNGRCLCSLSEDEMQQVRGNQVAMIFQEPMTSLNPVLTCGFQLTEAIRLHLGLNKTEAKQKTIDLFKEVQLPRPEAIFDSYPHQISGGQKQRVMIAMALACNPEILIADEPTTALDVTVQKTIIDLLNKLKAERQMSLIFISHDLGVIKQIADRVLVMYKGEVIEEATVNQLFANPQHPYTKGLLACRPVPDQHLKKLPVVADFLGENKPTVTIEEIRERYHYPADEISARKKKLYNQQPLLKAEALSTWFPTGSGFFKRKSDIVKAVNNVSFEVYPGETLGLVGESGCGKTTLGRSILRLIEPTSGKITFDDTDLRGLKKDDLRQIRKEIQIIFQDPYSSLNPKLTVGQSLMEPLQVHGFYDNDTVRKRKVLELLERVNLLPAHFNRYPHEFSGGQRQRIVIARALALQPKFIICDESVSALDVSVQAQVLNLIRELQEELKLTYIFISHDLAVIKHISDRMMVMNKGEIVEMGYPDDIYYRPKEDYTKKLIASIPG